One Micromonospora sp. WMMD1120 genomic region harbors:
- a CDS encoding glycoside hydrolase family 3 N-terminal domain-containing protein produces MTAPTGHLPALAAAVLQPGFVGTTPPPWVCRWLGEGLGSVVLFARNVVDSEQVTALTATLRAERPDVIVAIDEEAGDVTRLESAHGSSRPGNFALGAVDDPALTEAVARDLGVELAATGITLDYAPDADVNSNPANPVIGVRSFGADPALVARHTAAWVRGLQAGGVAACAKHFPGHGDTRVDSHHDLPRITADRDRLDACELAPFRAAVAAGVQAVMTGHLLVPALDPRLPATLSQRILGGLLRDELGFSGVVVTDAMEMRAVADRYGFAGATVRALIAGADAICVGGERADEQAAVELRDAIVAAVVSGELPEERLAEAAKRVGQLAAWTMTARTRGAAGARDAHVGLVAARRAVRVTADPAAPAALPLTRPAYVVEFEPLRNIAIGAETPWGIGAPLGALLPGTRTVRYAEPDVPTDPGAGAGADPLVLVVRDLHRHDWMRAAVHRALAVRPDAVVVELGVPELVVGAAHVATHGATRANGRAAAEVLTGAR; encoded by the coding sequence GTGACCGCCCCCACCGGGCACCTCCCGGCGCTCGCCGCCGCCGTTCTGCAACCCGGGTTCGTGGGCACCACCCCGCCGCCGTGGGTGTGCCGCTGGCTCGGCGAGGGTCTCGGGTCGGTGGTGCTCTTCGCCCGCAACGTCGTCGACAGCGAGCAGGTGACTGCGCTCACCGCCACCCTGCGCGCCGAACGGCCGGACGTCATCGTCGCCATCGACGAGGAGGCCGGCGACGTCACCCGGCTCGAATCGGCGCACGGCAGCTCCCGGCCCGGGAACTTCGCCCTCGGCGCGGTGGACGACCCGGCGCTGACCGAGGCGGTCGCCCGGGACCTCGGCGTCGAGCTGGCCGCGACGGGAATCACCCTCGACTACGCGCCGGACGCCGACGTCAACTCCAACCCGGCGAACCCGGTGATCGGGGTCCGGTCGTTCGGCGCCGACCCGGCGCTGGTCGCGAGGCACACCGCCGCCTGGGTCCGCGGGCTCCAGGCCGGTGGTGTCGCGGCCTGCGCCAAGCACTTCCCCGGGCACGGCGACACCCGCGTCGACTCCCACCACGACCTGCCCCGGATCACCGCCGACCGGGACCGGTTGGACGCCTGCGAGCTGGCCCCGTTCCGGGCCGCCGTCGCCGCCGGGGTGCAGGCGGTGATGACCGGTCACCTGCTGGTGCCGGCGCTCGACCCGCGGCTGCCGGCGACGTTGAGCCAGCGCATCCTGGGCGGGCTGCTCCGCGACGAGCTGGGCTTCTCCGGGGTGGTGGTGACCGACGCGATGGAGATGCGCGCCGTCGCCGACCGGTACGGCTTCGCCGGCGCGACGGTCCGTGCCCTGATCGCCGGGGCCGACGCGATCTGCGTCGGCGGCGAGCGGGCCGACGAGCAGGCGGCCGTCGAGCTGCGCGACGCCATCGTGGCCGCCGTGGTCTCCGGTGAGCTGCCCGAGGAACGTCTCGCCGAGGCGGCCAAGCGCGTCGGCCAGCTCGCCGCCTGGACGATGACCGCCCGCACGCGCGGGGCGGCCGGGGCGCGCGACGCGCACGTGGGACTGGTCGCCGCCCGACGGGCCGTCCGGGTCACCGCCGACCCGGCCGCGCCGGCCGCGTTGCCGCTGACCCGTCCCGCGTACGTCGTCGAGTTCGAGCCGCTGCGCAACATCGCGATCGGCGCGGAGACCCCCTGGGGGATCGGCGCGCCGCTGGGCGCGCTGCTGCCCGGCACCCGAACGGTCCGGTACGCCGAGCCCGACGTGCCGACCGACCCCGGCGCCGGGGCGGGCGCCGACCCCCTGGTCCTGGTGGTCCGCGACCTGCACCGGCACGACTGGATGCGCGCCGCGGTGCACCGCGCGCTGGCCGTCCGGCCGGACGCTGTCGTTGTCGAGCTGGGCGTGCCCGAGCTGGTCGTCGGTGCGGCGCACGTGGCCACCCACGGCGCCACCCGGGCCAACGGGCGAGCCGCGGCCGAGGTGCTGACCGGCGCCCGCTGA
- a CDS encoding cold-shock protein — protein sequence MAQGTVKWFNADKGFGFITVDGGGADVFVHFSAIQTSGYRSLEENQRVEFEIAQGQKGPQAEQVRPI from the coding sequence ATGGCGCAGGGAACCGTGAAGTGGTTCAACGCTGACAAGGGCTTCGGCTTCATCACCGTGGATGGTGGGGGTGCTGACGTGTTCGTCCACTTCTCGGCCATCCAGACCAGCGGCTACCGCTCGCTGGAGGAGAACCAGCGGGTGGAGTTCGAGATCGCTCAGGGTCAGAAGGGCCCGCAGGCGGAGCAGGTCCGTCCCATCTGA
- a CDS encoding phage holin family protein, giving the protein MADVANARTSRNGSEPSTAELVQRATEQISRLVRDELALARAELTQKGKHAGIGIGLFGGGGALAFFGLGALVATAILLLDLVLPAWAAALIVAVACFLVAGILALVGKKQVSRAVPPVPAATVRSLRADMDTVTAAVKDRGRQ; this is encoded by the coding sequence ATGGCTGACGTGGCGAACGCCCGCACATCCCGTAACGGGAGCGAGCCCTCCACCGCCGAGCTGGTGCAGCGGGCCACCGAGCAGATTTCCCGCCTCGTGCGCGACGAACTGGCGCTGGCTCGAGCGGAGTTGACCCAGAAGGGCAAGCACGCCGGCATCGGCATCGGCCTGTTCGGTGGCGGCGGAGCGCTCGCGTTCTTCGGTCTGGGGGCACTGGTCGCCACGGCGATCCTGCTGCTCGACCTGGTGTTGCCGGCCTGGGCCGCCGCGTTGATCGTGGCGGTGGCCTGTTTCCTGGTGGCCGGCATTCTCGCCCTGGTGGGCAAGAAGCAGGTCAGCCGTGCGGTCCCACCCGTGCCGGCGGCCACGGTCCGCAGCCTGCGCGCTGACATGGACACTGTCACCGCCGCGGTGAAGGACAGGGGGCGGCAATGA
- a CDS encoding GNAT family N-acetyltransferase, with product MSTLVEDNPAKRRFEILVDDALAGFTAYLPRGEVLVFTHTEVDRGFQGRGVGGALIRGTLDQLRARGTKVVPQCPFVAAFIDKHPEYADLVADLP from the coding sequence ATGAGCACCCTGGTCGAGGACAACCCGGCGAAGCGCCGCTTCGAGATCCTGGTCGACGACGCGCTGGCCGGCTTCACCGCGTACCTGCCGCGCGGGGAGGTCCTGGTCTTCACGCACACCGAGGTGGACCGGGGCTTCCAGGGCAGGGGGGTGGGCGGCGCGCTGATCCGGGGCACGCTGGACCAGCTGCGCGCCCGGGGCACCAAGGTGGTGCCGCAGTGCCCCTTCGTGGCCGCGTTCATCGACAAGCACCCCGAGTACGCCGACCTGGTCGCCGACCTGCCGTAG
- a CDS encoding aldo/keto reductase: MEQRSFNRLGRTVGAVGLGAWQLGADWGTVSETDAMAVLAAAVDAGVTFLDTADVYGDGRSEQLIGRFLRTRPDAGLTVATKMGRRVEQRPEAYTLANFRQWTDRSRANLGMDTLDLVQLHCPPTEVFSSDEVFDALDTLVAEKAIAGYGVSVETCDQALTAIARPGVASVQIILNAVRHKPLERVLPAASAAGVGIIARVPLASGLLSGRYDEHTEFPADDHRNYNRHGAAFDVGETFSGVDYELGLAAVRRLAPLVDADRTMAQFALRWVLDQAGVTVVIPGARDADQARRNAAAAALSPLTEEQLAAVRATYDELIRPQVHDRW, encoded by the coding sequence ATGGAACAGCGCAGCTTCAACCGGCTCGGTCGGACCGTTGGCGCGGTCGGCCTGGGCGCGTGGCAACTCGGCGCCGACTGGGGCACCGTCAGCGAAACCGACGCGATGGCGGTGCTCGCCGCCGCCGTGGACGCCGGGGTCACCTTCCTCGACACCGCCGACGTGTACGGCGACGGCCGCAGCGAGCAGCTCATCGGCCGCTTCCTGCGCACCCGGCCCGACGCGGGGCTGACCGTCGCCACCAAGATGGGGCGCCGCGTCGAGCAGCGACCGGAGGCGTACACACTGGCGAACTTCCGGCAGTGGACCGACCGGTCCCGGGCCAACCTGGGGATGGACACCCTGGACCTGGTCCAGCTGCACTGCCCGCCCACCGAGGTCTTCTCCTCCGACGAGGTCTTCGACGCCCTGGACACCCTGGTCGCGGAGAAGGCCATCGCCGGGTACGGGGTCAGCGTCGAGACCTGCGACCAGGCCCTCACCGCCATCGCCCGGCCCGGGGTGGCAAGTGTCCAGATCATCCTGAACGCGGTGCGGCACAAGCCGCTGGAGCGGGTCCTGCCGGCGGCCTCGGCGGCCGGGGTCGGCATCATCGCCCGGGTGCCGCTGGCCAGTGGTCTGCTCTCCGGCCGCTACGACGAACACACCGAGTTCCCCGCCGACGACCACCGCAACTACAACCGGCACGGCGCGGCCTTCGACGTCGGCGAGACGTTCTCCGGCGTCGACTACGAGTTGGGGCTGGCCGCCGTACGCCGGCTGGCGCCGCTGGTCGACGCGGACCGCACGATGGCGCAGTTCGCGCTGCGCTGGGTGCTCGACCAGGCCGGGGTCACAGTGGTCATCCCCGGCGCCCGCGACGCCGACCAGGCCCGGCGCAACGCCGCGGCGGCGGCCCTGTCGCCGCTCACCGAGGAGCAGTTGGCGGCCGTCCGCGCGACCTACGACGAGCTGATCCGCCCGCAGGTGCACGACCGGTGGTGA
- a CDS encoding TIGR03557 family F420-dependent LLM class oxidoreductase, which produces MKIGYFLSSEEFTPAELLEQARGAERAGFEALWISDHYHPWVDAQGQSPFVWSMIGALSQVCSLPVTTAVTCPTVRIHPAVVAQAAASSAVLHGGRFVLGVGTGEALNEHIFGDAWPQADVRLEMLEEAVEVLRKLWTGRFVNHHGTHYTVEHARIYTLPETPPPIYVSGFGPKAIDLAARIGDGYVSTMPDGDMVRRFRENGGGDKPCQAGFKAAYADSEDEGMRIAYERWPNAGVPGELSQVLPSPRHFEQAGELVRPEMLKEAFVCGNSADAHLEMIDRYAKAGFDEVYVANTGPHYQGLFDLYQREVLPRLR; this is translated from the coding sequence ATGAAGATCGGATACTTTCTGTCCAGTGAGGAGTTCACGCCAGCCGAGCTGCTGGAGCAGGCGCGCGGCGCCGAACGAGCGGGCTTCGAGGCGCTGTGGATCTCCGACCACTACCACCCGTGGGTGGACGCCCAGGGGCAGAGCCCGTTCGTCTGGTCGATGATCGGCGCGCTCAGCCAGGTCTGTTCACTGCCGGTGACCACGGCGGTGACCTGCCCGACCGTGCGGATCCATCCGGCCGTCGTCGCGCAGGCGGCGGCGAGCAGCGCGGTGCTGCACGGTGGACGGTTCGTGCTCGGCGTCGGCACCGGCGAGGCGCTCAACGAGCACATCTTCGGCGACGCCTGGCCGCAGGCCGACGTCCGGCTGGAGATGCTGGAGGAGGCCGTCGAGGTGCTGCGCAAGCTGTGGACCGGCCGGTTCGTCAACCACCACGGCACGCACTACACGGTCGAGCACGCCCGGATCTACACGCTGCCGGAAACCCCGCCGCCGATCTACGTCTCCGGCTTCGGACCGAAGGCCATCGACCTGGCCGCCCGGATCGGCGACGGCTACGTGAGCACCATGCCCGACGGCGACATGGTCCGGCGGTTCCGGGAGAACGGCGGTGGCGACAAGCCCTGCCAGGCCGGCTTCAAGGCGGCGTACGCGGACAGCGAGGACGAGGGGATGCGGATCGCCTACGAGCGCTGGCCCAACGCCGGGGTACCGGGCGAGTTGTCCCAGGTGCTGCCCTCGCCACGGCACTTCGAGCAGGCCGGCGAGCTGGTCCGGCCGGAGATGCTCAAGGAGGCGTTCGTCTGCGGCAACAGCGCGGACGCGCACCTGGAGATGATCGACAGGTACGCGAAGGCCGGCTTCGACGAGGTCTACGTGGCCAACACCGGCCCGCACTACCAGGGCCTGTTCGACCTCTACCAGCGCGAGGTGCTGCCCCGCCTGCGGTGA
- a CDS encoding DUF3618 domain-containing protein, whose amino-acid sequence MTGNGTGDTEALREEIRRTRVELGETMEALAAKADVKARLRESAEQAKERMREQAAQTVARVRGQAARGAGMARAQAYEKGGLVRAQAQDKGELVRRHPLPWAAITAGAVATVVILMIVRGRRR is encoded by the coding sequence ATGACCGGCAACGGGACGGGCGACACCGAGGCTCTCCGGGAGGAGATCCGTCGCACCCGGGTCGAGTTGGGCGAGACGATGGAGGCGTTGGCCGCCAAGGCCGACGTCAAGGCGCGGCTGAGGGAGTCCGCCGAGCAGGCGAAGGAGCGGATGCGCGAGCAGGCGGCGCAGACCGTCGCCCGGGTTCGCGGGCAGGCCGCGCGAGGCGCCGGGATGGCGCGGGCGCAGGCGTACGAAAAGGGCGGCCTGGTGCGCGCCCAGGCGCAGGACAAGGGCGAGTTGGTACGACGCCACCCGCTGCCGTGGGCGGCCATCACGGCCGGCGCGGTGGCCACCGTGGTGATACTGATGATCGTGCGGGGGAGGCGTAGGTGA
- a CDS encoding DUF4235 domain-containing protein — protein MSKSISRVAYRPVGVLLGIAAGTVAGAIFRQVWKVTAGDGEAPNATDEDRGWGEILAAAALQGAIFAVVRAAVDRGGAVGVRRMTGRWPD, from the coding sequence GTGAGTAAGAGCATCAGCCGGGTGGCATACCGGCCGGTCGGCGTGTTGCTGGGTATCGCCGCGGGCACGGTGGCCGGGGCGATCTTCCGGCAGGTCTGGAAGGTCACCGCTGGCGACGGCGAGGCGCCCAACGCGACCGACGAGGATCGCGGCTGGGGCGAGATCCTGGCCGCCGCGGCGTTGCAGGGCGCGATCTTCGCTGTCGTCCGGGCCGCTGTGGACCGGGGTGGCGCGGTCGGCGTCCGCCGGATGACCGGCAGGTGGCCCGACTGA
- a CDS encoding RecQ family ATP-dependent DNA helicase yields the protein MKLSTHSMNLRRAARSLFGWKALRPNQLAAMRAVMKRRDALVVLPTGAGKSAIYQIPASLIPGPTVVISPLLALQQDQIASLNERQRPELRAVRISSNESSAQQAEAIAEIREGRAEFLFITPEQLSNPDRMAEVAALKPALVAIDEAHCISAWGHDFRPDYLALGHLIEGIGRPPVVALTATASPPVRDDIIARLRLREPEVVVSGLDRPNLFLEVAHCPTEDYRWRRLIALLRDDERPGIIYVPTRRAAEELATRLTDAGFPAQFYHGGMAAGARADLHEAFLADQVPIMVATSAFGMGIDKPNIAWVVHMALPDSPDSYFQEIGRAGRDGKPARVLLLWQAEDVGLQRFFTGGLPDENELRDLAALLRREPATKTELRETTGLGPRKLGQYLSLLEQIGAAEPRSRQRVGAPRYSPTPVEAAAAALAEAERQQTVTRSRTDMMRAFAETTACRGQTLLAYFGEQMSEVCGHCDNCHNGTSVADQGAVGPFPVHSHVRHPEWGQGMVLSYEDDKMTVLFDEVGYKTLSVRVVSEQGLLTLD from the coding sequence ATGAAACTGTCCACGCACTCGATGAACCTGCGACGCGCGGCCCGCAGCCTGTTCGGCTGGAAGGCCCTGCGGCCCAATCAGCTGGCCGCCATGCGCGCGGTGATGAAGCGACGCGACGCCCTGGTGGTGCTGCCCACCGGCGCCGGCAAGTCGGCGATCTACCAGATCCCGGCCAGCCTGATCCCAGGCCCCACCGTGGTGATCTCCCCCCTGCTGGCGCTTCAGCAGGACCAGATCGCCAGTCTCAACGAGCGGCAGCGTCCGGAACTGCGGGCGGTGCGGATCAGCTCCAACGAGTCGTCGGCCCAGCAGGCCGAGGCGATCGCCGAGATCCGGGAAGGTCGGGCCGAGTTCCTGTTCATCACCCCGGAACAGCTCAGCAACCCGGACCGGATGGCCGAGGTGGCGGCGCTCAAGCCGGCGCTGGTGGCGATCGACGAGGCGCACTGCATCTCCGCCTGGGGGCACGACTTCCGCCCCGACTACCTGGCGCTCGGGCACCTCATCGAGGGCATCGGCCGGCCGCCGGTGGTCGCGCTGACCGCCACCGCGTCCCCGCCGGTCCGCGACGACATCATCGCCCGACTGCGGCTGCGCGAGCCGGAGGTCGTCGTCTCCGGGCTGGACCGGCCGAACCTGTTCCTCGAGGTGGCGCACTGCCCGACCGAGGACTACCGGTGGCGGCGGCTGATCGCGCTGCTGCGCGACGACGAGCGGCCGGGGATCATCTACGTGCCGACCCGCCGCGCCGCCGAGGAGTTGGCCACCCGACTGACCGACGCCGGCTTCCCGGCGCAGTTCTACCACGGTGGGATGGCCGCCGGCGCCCGCGCCGACCTGCACGAGGCGTTCCTCGCCGACCAGGTCCCCATCATGGTGGCGACCTCGGCGTTCGGGATGGGCATCGACAAGCCGAACATCGCCTGGGTGGTGCACATGGCGTTGCCCGACTCGCCGGACAGCTACTTCCAGGAGATCGGCCGGGCCGGCCGGGACGGGAAACCGGCCCGGGTGCTGCTGCTCTGGCAGGCCGAGGACGTCGGTCTGCAACGGTTCTTCACCGGCGGGCTCCCCGACGAGAACGAGCTGCGCGACCTGGCCGCGCTGCTCCGCCGCGAGCCGGCCACCAAGACCGAGCTGCGCGAGACCACCGGCCTCGGGCCGCGCAAGCTGGGCCAGTACCTGTCCCTGCTGGAGCAGATCGGGGCCGCCGAGCCACGTTCCCGGCAGCGCGTCGGCGCGCCGCGCTACTCGCCCACCCCGGTGGAGGCCGCCGCGGCGGCGCTGGCCGAGGCGGAGCGGCAGCAGACGGTGACCCGGTCCCGCACCGACATGATGCGGGCCTTCGCCGAGACCACGGCGTGCCGGGGGCAGACCCTGCTGGCCTACTTCGGCGAGCAGATGAGCGAGGTCTGCGGGCACTGCGACAACTGCCACAACGGCACCAGCGTGGCCGACCAGGGCGCCGTCGGACCGTTCCCGGTGCACAGCCACGTGCGTCATCCGGAGTGGGGGCAGGGCATGGTGCTCTCCTACGAGGACGACAAGATGACGGTTCTCTTCGATGAGGTCGGGTACAAGACGCTGTCGGTGCGCGTGGTGTCCGAACAGGGCCTGCTGACCCTGGACTAG
- a CDS encoding cysteine desulfurase-like protein: MPFDIARTRAAYPALTEGFVHFDGAGGTQTAAGVIDAVTDAMRTAVGNRSAANVPGRRSLELVAGARAAVADLLDADPAGVVLGPSATALTYTLARTLGATWAPGDEVVVSRLDHDANVRPWVQAAEAAGATVRWAEVDRDTGELPATQYDDLVGERTRLVAVTAGSNAIGTIPDVPAIAKIAHAVGAVVCVDGVHAVPHGPTDLTSLGADVLVTSAYKWSGPHLAAMVADPVRWAALRPAKLTPSSDAVPDRFEYGTPSFPLLAGVTAAVDHLATLDPDAVGTRRQRVRAGLTAARAHEEALLDRLLTGLAQRPAITVYGSPARRCPTVSFRVAGRSPAATQEALGAAGFCLSVGDYYAYEYFQLMGLGDSGGAVRASIYHYNTADEVDGLLAELDALIDGPGRMAG; encoded by the coding sequence ATGCCCTTCGACATCGCCCGCACCCGGGCCGCCTACCCCGCCCTGACCGAGGGTTTCGTGCACTTCGACGGCGCCGGAGGAACCCAGACCGCGGCCGGTGTGATCGACGCGGTCACCGACGCCATGCGTACGGCGGTCGGCAACCGCAGCGCCGCCAACGTGCCGGGGCGTCGCTCGCTGGAGCTGGTGGCCGGAGCCCGCGCGGCGGTGGCCGACCTGCTCGACGCCGACCCGGCCGGGGTGGTGCTGGGCCCGAGCGCCACCGCGCTGACGTACACCCTGGCCCGGACGCTCGGCGCGACCTGGGCTCCGGGTGACGAGGTGGTGGTCTCGCGGCTCGACCACGACGCGAACGTGCGGCCGTGGGTGCAGGCCGCCGAGGCGGCCGGCGCGACGGTGCGCTGGGCCGAGGTGGACCGGGACACCGGTGAGCTTCCCGCGACCCAGTACGACGACCTGGTCGGTGAGCGGACCCGGCTGGTCGCGGTGACCGCCGGCAGCAACGCGATCGGCACCATCCCCGACGTGCCGGCCATCGCCAAGATCGCGCACGCGGTCGGCGCGGTGGTCTGTGTCGACGGCGTGCACGCGGTCCCGCACGGGCCGACCGACCTGACCTCGCTCGGCGCCGACGTCCTGGTCACCAGCGCGTACAAGTGGTCCGGCCCGCACCTGGCGGCGATGGTGGCCGACCCGGTCCGGTGGGCGGCGTTGCGCCCGGCGAAGCTGACGCCGTCCTCGGACGCGGTGCCGGACCGGTTCGAGTACGGCACCCCCAGCTTCCCGCTGCTGGCCGGCGTGACCGCCGCCGTGGACCACCTGGCGACACTGGACCCGGACGCGGTCGGGACCCGGCGGCAGCGGGTGCGGGCCGGGTTGACCGCCGCGCGGGCGCACGAGGAGGCGCTGCTGGACCGGCTGCTCACCGGGTTGGCGCAGCGGCCCGCGATCACCGTGTACGGCTCGCCGGCCCGGCGCTGCCCGACGGTCTCGTTCCGGGTCGCCGGCAGGTCGCCGGCCGCCACCCAGGAGGCGTTGGGCGCCGCCGGCTTCTGCCTCTCCGTCGGCGACTACTACGCGTACGAGTACTTCCAGCTGATGGGTCTGGGCGACAGCGGCGGGGCGGTGCGGGCCAGCATCTACCACTACAACACCGCCGACGAGGTGGACGGCTTGCTCGCCGAACTGGACGCGCTGATCGACGGCCCGGGGAGAATGGCCGGATGA
- a CDS encoding DUF1206 domain-containing protein, translating to MSLTRSAEATASRTADSRWLELLARAGFIGYGIVHLLFAWLALQIAFGTSSRDGDQSGALRTLSQQPLGKFLVIAVAVGLLAMAIWQGLEAAGGHRAERGKERVMERLASAGRTIVYLYFAWTAFKVFKDAGSNSADQQEALTGKLMTSTGGRWLVGLAGLVVAVIGVGLVIYGIRKTFEKHLKTGEMSPKTRQLARRLGIAGYVAKGVAYGIAGLLVIVAAVNYDPEKARGLDAALHTLREQSYGSFLLTLVALGIACFGVYCFLQSRYRKV from the coding sequence ATGTCACTCACCCGTAGCGCCGAAGCCACCGCCTCCCGCACGGCGGACAGCCGGTGGCTGGAACTCCTCGCCCGGGCCGGCTTCATCGGCTACGGCATCGTTCACCTCCTCTTCGCCTGGTTGGCGTTGCAGATCGCGTTCGGCACGTCGTCCCGCGACGGCGACCAGTCCGGCGCGCTGCGTACCCTCTCCCAACAGCCCCTCGGTAAGTTCCTCGTCATCGCCGTCGCGGTCGGCCTGCTCGCCATGGCGATCTGGCAGGGCCTCGAAGCGGCCGGCGGGCACCGCGCCGAGCGGGGCAAGGAGCGGGTCATGGAGCGGCTGGCCTCGGCCGGCCGGACCATCGTCTACCTCTACTTCGCCTGGACCGCCTTCAAGGTGTTCAAGGACGCCGGGTCGAACAGCGCCGACCAGCAGGAGGCGCTGACCGGCAAGCTGATGACCTCCACCGGTGGCCGTTGGCTGGTCGGCCTGGCCGGGCTGGTGGTCGCCGTGATCGGCGTCGGTCTGGTCATCTACGGCATCCGCAAGACGTTCGAGAAGCACCTCAAGACCGGCGAAATGAGCCCGAAGACCCGTCAGCTCGCCCGCCGTCTCGGCATCGCCGGCTACGTGGCCAAGGGTGTCGCGTACGGCATCGCCGGCCTGCTGGTCATCGTCGCGGCGGTGAACTACGACCCGGAGAAGGCCCGCGGTCTGGATGCCGCGCTGCACACCCTGCGCGAGCAGTCGTACGGCTCGTTCCTGCTGACCCTGGTCGCCCTGGGCATCGCCTGCTTCGGCGTCTACTGCTTCCTCCAGTCCCGGTACCGCAAGGTCTGA
- a CDS encoding mechanosensitive ion channel domain-containing protein, producing the protein MQNYLETAVAALVAAAVALVLVELVHRLTRRFGRRSLLMTELTEHAHRPFQVAGTVLAVQFAVRFSTGYAVGEGWRRLLLHLLILGVIATTAWLVASLLIVVEDTALARFRVDVPDNRHARRVRTQVVMLRRLTIAVIVILTVGVMLMTFPSVRGIGAGVLTSAGVVGVVAALAAQSLLGNVFAGLQLAFSDAVRLDDVVVVEGEWGRIEELTLSYVVVQIWDDRRLILPTSYFTSKPFQNWTRTEAAVLGTAEFDVDWAVPVQAMREELRRLVEGTELWDGRVCVLQVTDATGGTVKLRALVSAADAGSLWDLRCLVREHLVAWIRDTRPTAMPRVRTELGDASSDLPWQWVQPRRPTRRRSDTEAPDDARVFGGSDDGDARSEAFVGPEESRP; encoded by the coding sequence GTGCAGAACTATCTCGAAACGGCCGTCGCCGCGCTCGTCGCGGCGGCGGTCGCGCTCGTCCTGGTCGAGCTCGTGCACCGGTTGACCCGGCGGTTCGGCCGCCGGTCGCTGCTGATGACGGAGTTGACCGAGCACGCGCACCGTCCGTTCCAGGTCGCCGGCACGGTCCTCGCCGTGCAGTTCGCGGTCCGGTTCAGCACCGGATACGCGGTCGGCGAGGGGTGGCGTCGACTGCTGCTGCACCTGCTCATCCTCGGCGTCATTGCCACCACCGCCTGGCTGGTCGCCTCCCTGCTGATCGTGGTGGAGGACACCGCGCTGGCCCGGTTCCGGGTCGACGTGCCAGACAACCGGCACGCCCGGCGGGTCCGCACCCAGGTGGTGATGCTGCGCCGGCTGACCATCGCGGTGATCGTCATCCTGACCGTCGGGGTGATGCTGATGACGTTCCCCAGCGTGCGTGGCATCGGCGCCGGTGTGCTGACCTCGGCCGGTGTGGTCGGTGTGGTGGCCGCGCTCGCCGCGCAGAGCCTGCTGGGCAACGTCTTCGCCGGCCTGCAACTCGCCTTCAGCGACGCCGTCCGGCTCGACGACGTGGTCGTCGTCGAGGGGGAGTGGGGCCGGATCGAGGAGCTGACCCTCAGCTACGTCGTGGTGCAGATCTGGGACGACCGCCGGCTGATCCTGCCGACCTCGTACTTCACCAGCAAGCCGTTCCAGAACTGGACCCGTACGGAGGCGGCGGTGCTCGGCACCGCCGAGTTCGACGTGGACTGGGCGGTGCCGGTGCAGGCCATGCGGGAGGAGCTGCGCCGCCTGGTCGAGGGCACCGAGCTGTGGGACGGGCGGGTCTGCGTCCTCCAGGTCACCGACGCCACCGGCGGGACGGTGAAGCTGCGGGCGCTGGTCAGCGCCGCCGACGCGGGCAGCCTCTGGGACCTGCGCTGCCTGGTCCGTGAGCACCTGGTCGCCTGGATCCGGGACACCCGCCCGACCGCGATGCCCCGGGTGCGCACCGAGCTGGGCGACGCCTCCAGCGACCTGCCCTGGCAGTGGGTGCAGCCGCGCCGGCCGACCCGCCGCCGGTCCGACACCGAGGCGCCGGACGACGCCCGCGTCTTCGGCGGCAGCGACGACGGCGACGCCCGCAGCGAAGCCTTCGTAGGCCCCGAAGAGTCCCGCCCCTAA